Proteins from a single region of Catenulispora acidiphila DSM 44928:
- a CDS encoding protein kinase domain-containing protein: MARKIGSRYTITAVLGRGTCGTVWEGEGPEGPVAVKLLREDLAADQTLIARFVQERTVLTSLQHPNVVGVRDLVVDGSDLALVMDLIRGSDLRHLLDAEHALRPQLAVLIVAGVAEGLAAAHAQGIIHRDVKPENILLDHSGGALVPRLADFGIARLVDGPRRTRATRIIGTPDYLAPEVIEGLQPGPAVDMYALGTVLFELLAGWTPFGGGHPGAVLRRHVTDKVPPLPGVPGPLAALVASCLAKGPAARLTASEFAARLRDLAPLLEDMPPLAIPDPREGGWDVRSSARASQHGGRTPTIDPIPMRHSGIVPLVHNAEVKDEDEDTHLNLMRPIRERDQGEVRRRSGTGSYDVSELRAERANAAAAGSKRPKWIAATAAALLVGGAAAAIAMGMSGGDDPAKDNKAHSQTPAGSTTSSVSSPPGTTTRSTAVGLSFQPPHELPPVPVSIQGAPRTAVFKDASGTATLFVFVTGTDDTVWYLPGENSHSWLPLHGLKTGTEPAVVATSAGRLELFAVRSDGVVHQRSYTAGGWSAKWVAIGTGKVHGAPGALANPDGSVVVAAVGSGKTLMTTTGTPSGASGAFSFGEWQAVSTVGDLGSGVALTPSPSTSGYTAYVPRASDDGIMAIAYANKLWGTPVQTPLSGLPTAATSGDGTSYVFVRSVGGAVKAMNGNGQAGAGGLQSVLPPGATEMPDGRLAVVTAASSTKLRVSYSG, translated from the coding sequence GTGGCTCGGAAGATCGGCAGCAGGTACACCATCACCGCGGTGCTGGGCCGCGGGACGTGCGGCACCGTGTGGGAGGGCGAGGGTCCCGAAGGGCCGGTCGCCGTCAAGCTGCTGCGCGAGGACCTGGCCGCCGACCAGACCCTGATCGCGCGGTTCGTGCAGGAGCGCACCGTCCTGACCTCGCTGCAGCACCCGAACGTGGTCGGCGTGCGCGACCTGGTCGTCGACGGCTCCGACCTGGCCCTGGTCATGGACCTGATCCGGGGCTCGGACCTGCGCCACCTGCTGGACGCCGAGCACGCGCTGCGCCCGCAGCTGGCCGTGCTGATCGTGGCCGGCGTCGCCGAGGGCCTGGCGGCCGCGCACGCCCAGGGCATCATCCACCGCGACGTGAAGCCCGAGAACATCCTGCTGGACCACTCCGGCGGCGCCCTGGTCCCGCGACTGGCCGACTTCGGCATCGCGCGCCTGGTCGACGGCCCGCGCCGGACCCGCGCCACCCGGATCATCGGCACTCCGGACTACCTGGCGCCGGAGGTCATCGAGGGCCTGCAGCCGGGCCCGGCGGTGGACATGTACGCCCTGGGCACCGTGCTGTTCGAGCTGCTGGCCGGCTGGACGCCCTTCGGCGGCGGCCACCCCGGCGCGGTGCTGCGCCGGCACGTCACCGACAAGGTCCCGCCGCTGCCCGGGGTCCCCGGCCCGCTGGCCGCGCTGGTCGCCTCGTGCCTGGCCAAGGGTCCGGCGGCGCGGCTGACCGCCTCGGAGTTCGCCGCGCGGCTGCGCGATCTGGCGCCGCTGCTGGAGGACATGCCGCCGCTGGCCATCCCGGACCCGCGCGAGGGCGGCTGGGACGTGCGCTCCTCGGCGCGCGCCAGCCAGCACGGCGGCCGCACCCCCACGATCGACCCGATCCCGATGCGGCACAGCGGCATCGTCCCGCTGGTGCACAACGCCGAGGTCAAGGACGAGGACGAAGACACCCACCTGAACCTGATGCGGCCGATCCGCGAGCGGGACCAGGGCGAGGTGCGGCGGCGTTCGGGCACGGGCAGTTACGACGTCTCGGAGCTGCGCGCCGAGCGCGCCAACGCGGCCGCCGCGGGGTCCAAGCGTCCCAAGTGGATCGCCGCGACCGCCGCCGCTCTGCTCGTCGGCGGAGCCGCGGCTGCGATCGCCATGGGGATGTCCGGGGGCGACGACCCCGCGAAGGACAACAAGGCGCACTCTCAGACACCCGCCGGATCGACGACCTCTTCTGTGTCGTCGCCTCCCGGGACCACTACGCGCTCTACCGCAGTGGGGCTGAGCTTCCAGCCGCCACATGAGCTGCCTCCGGTGCCGGTGAGTATCCAGGGTGCTCCGCGTACTGCAGTCTTTAAGGACGCTTCCGGTACGGCGACTCTCTTTGTGTTCGTCACAGGTACCGACGACACCGTCTGGTACCTCCCTGGGGAGAACAGCCACTCCTGGCTGCCGTTGCACGGACTGAAGACAGGTACGGAGCCCGCTGTAGTAGCCACTAGCGCGGGACGCCTAGAGCTGTTCGCTGTACGGAGCGACGGAGTGGTTCACCAGCGCAGCTACACAGCCGGCGGCTGGTCGGCGAAGTGGGTCGCGATCGGCACCGGGAAGGTGCACGGTGCTCCCGGAGCGCTGGCGAACCCTGACGGCTCCGTGGTGGTCGCCGCGGTCGGGAGCGGTAAAACGCTGATGACTACTACGGGGACTCCTAGTGGGGCGTCCGGTGCGTTCTCATTTGGCGAGTGGCAGGCGGTCTCGACGGTCGGCGACCTCGGCTCGGGGGTCGCGCTGACGCCGAGTCCGTCGACGTCCGGCTACACCGCGTACGTGCCGCGCGCCTCTGACGACGGCATCATGGCGATCGCATATGCGAACAAACTGTGGGGAACGCCTGTGCAGACCCCACTGTCGGGTCTGCCCACAGCAGCGACTTCCGGGGACGGTACGTCCTATGTGTTCGTGCGCTCCGTCGGCGGTGCCGTCAAGGCCATGAACGGGAACGGCCAGGCCGGTGCCGGTGGACTTCAGTCCGTGCTCCCGCCCGGCGCCACGGAGATGCCCGACGGACGGCTCGCGGTCGTCACCGCCGCATCTTCTACGAAGCTGCGGGTCTCGTACTCCGGATAG
- the prfB gene encoding peptide chain release factor 2, whose protein sequence is MATDPSEELKNLRTTMASIEAVLDLGKLRAQIADLEEQASAPDLWDDQAKAQAVTSKLSGLQAELNRFSTLNRRLEDIEVLFELGQSEGDEDALAEVQGELVDVSKAVGELEVRTLLSGEYDAREALVTLRAEAGGVDAADFAEMLLRMYTRWAERHNYQYEVYDTSYAEEAGIKSATLTVKAPYAYGTLSVEQGTHRLVRISPFDNQGRRQTSFAGVEVVPVVEQSDHVDIPEDELRVDVYRSSGPGGQGVNTTDSAVRITHLPSGIVVSCQNERSQIQNRASAMAVLQAKLLQRRREEEQAKMDALKDDSSGSWGNQMRSYVLHPYQLVKDLRTNYETGNTTAVLDGDIDEFIEAGIRWRKQRENS, encoded by the coding sequence GTGGCTACAGATCCTTCCGAAGAGCTCAAGAACCTCCGCACGACCATGGCCTCCATCGAGGCCGTGCTCGACCTCGGCAAGCTGCGCGCGCAGATCGCGGACCTGGAGGAGCAGGCCTCGGCACCGGACCTGTGGGACGACCAGGCCAAGGCGCAGGCCGTGACCTCGAAGCTGTCGGGGCTGCAGGCCGAGCTGAACCGGTTCTCCACCCTGAACCGGCGCCTGGAGGACATCGAGGTGCTCTTCGAACTCGGGCAGTCCGAGGGCGACGAGGACGCGCTGGCCGAGGTGCAGGGCGAGCTGGTCGACGTCTCCAAGGCGGTCGGCGAGCTGGAGGTGCGCACGCTGCTGTCCGGCGAGTACGACGCGCGCGAGGCGCTGGTGACGCTGCGCGCCGAGGCCGGCGGCGTGGACGCCGCGGACTTCGCCGAGATGCTGCTGCGCATGTACACGCGCTGGGCTGAGCGGCACAACTACCAGTACGAGGTCTATGACACCTCCTACGCCGAAGAGGCGGGCATCAAGTCCGCGACGCTGACCGTGAAGGCGCCGTACGCCTACGGCACGCTCTCGGTGGAGCAGGGGACGCACCGCCTGGTGCGCATCTCCCCGTTCGACAACCAGGGACGGCGCCAGACTTCCTTCGCCGGCGTCGAGGTGGTGCCGGTGGTCGAGCAGAGCGACCACGTCGACATCCCCGAGGACGAGCTGCGGGTCGACGTCTACCGCTCCTCCGGCCCGGGCGGTCAGGGCGTCAACACCACCGACTCCGCGGTACGCATCACGCACCTGCCGAGCGGGATCGTGGTGTCCTGCCAGAACGAGCGCTCGCAGATCCAGAACCGCGCCTCGGCCATGGCGGTGCTCCAGGCCAAGCTGCTGCAGCGGCGGCGCGAGGAGGAGCAGGCGAAGATGGACGCCCTGAAGGACGACTCCTCGGGCTCCTGGGGCAACCAGATGCGCAGCTACGTGCTGCACCCCTACCAGCTGGTGAAGGATCTGCGGACGAACTACGAGACCGGCAACACCACTGCGGTGCTGGACGGCGACATCGACGAGTTCATCGAGGCCGGGATCCGCTGGCGCAAGCAGCGCGAAAACAGCTAA
- the ftsE gene encoding cell division ATP-binding protein FtsE gives MIRFDKVTKTYPSQTRPALQNISLEIERGEFVFVIGSSGSGKSTFMRLILREERPTAGRVQVAGKDLAKLTNWKIPQLRRQIGTVFQDFRLLPNKTVEQNVAFALEVIGKSRPVINKAVPEVLDLVGLGGKGGRFPNELSGGEQQRVAIARAFVNRPMVLIADEPTGNLDPETSVGIMKLLDRINRAGTTVVMVTHDQAIVNQMRKRVLELDSGSLVRDQSRGVYGYVR, from the coding sequence ATGATCAGATTCGACAAGGTCACCAAGACCTATCCGAGCCAGACCCGCCCGGCTCTGCAGAACATCTCATTGGAGATCGAGCGGGGCGAGTTCGTCTTCGTCATCGGTTCCTCGGGGTCCGGCAAGTCGACCTTCATGCGTCTGATCCTGCGCGAGGAGCGGCCCACCGCCGGCCGCGTCCAGGTCGCCGGCAAGGACCTGGCGAAGCTGACGAACTGGAAGATCCCGCAGCTGCGCCGGCAGATCGGCACGGTGTTCCAGGACTTCCGGCTGCTGCCGAACAAGACGGTCGAGCAGAACGTGGCCTTCGCCCTGGAGGTCATCGGCAAGTCCCGGCCCGTCATCAACAAGGCGGTGCCCGAAGTGCTGGACCTGGTCGGCCTCGGTGGCAAGGGCGGCCGGTTCCCCAACGAACTCTCCGGTGGCGAGCAGCAGCGCGTGGCCATCGCGCGCGCGTTCGTGAACCGTCCGATGGTGCTGATCGCCGACGAGCCCACCGGCAACCTGGACCCGGAGACCTCGGTCGGCATCATGAAGCTGCTGGACCGGATCAACCGCGCCGGCACCACCGTGGTGATGGTGACCCACGACCAGGCGATCGTGAACCAGATGCGCAAGCGCGTGCTGGAGCTCGACAGCGGCAGCCTCGTGCGCGACCAGTCGCGCGGCGTGTACGGCTACGTCCGCTAG